One window of the Benincasa hispida cultivar B227 chromosome 3, ASM972705v1, whole genome shotgun sequence genome contains the following:
- the LOC120074368 gene encoding protein SRG1-like: MISVKELVEKSSIITIPQNFIRLDQEPSSTSDPSTFPTPPTIDMTRLLSLQHSRSELLNLHSACKQWGLFQLVNHGVSCSLLGELKHEIEEFFELPLEEKMKYGMKSGEVEGYGTVVRSMEQKLDWGDRFYIITNPLSRRKPHLLPLLPLSLRNALEWYLKEMKKIAMALFRMIAGNLEIEVRKVEDLFEDGMEAMRMSYYPPCPTPELVVGLRPHSDASGLTILNQLNGVEGLQVKKDGIWFPVSFIPDAFIVNVGDILEIMSNGLYNSIEHRATVNSEKERMSIAIFYNPRFDAEIAPLTAFQNPPLFKNILMEDYFKDFFTQSFNGKSHLDRMKIPTTHQPNPYT; the protein is encoded by the exons aTGATTAGTGTAAAAGAACTAGTAGAAAAGAGCTCCATAATCACAATCCCACAAAACTTCATTCGTTTGGATCAAGAGCCTTCTTCTACCTCCGATCCTTCAACCTTCCCCACTCCTCCAACCATTGACATGACCCGATTACTCTCATTGCAACATTCCCGCTCGGAGCTTCTCAACCTTCACTCCGCTTGCAAACAGTGGGGATTGTTTCAG tTGGTGAACCATGGGGTTAGCTGTTCGTTGTTGGGAGAGCTAAAGCATGAGATTGAAGAATTTTTTGAGCTTCCATTAGAAGAGAAGATGAAATATGGTATGAAAAGTGGAGAAGTTGAGGGTTATGGAACAGTGGTTAGAAGCATGGAACAGAAACTTGATTGGGGAGATAGATTTTACATCATTACTAATCCTCTTTCAAGAAGGAAACCCCATCTTCTTCCCCTCCTCCCTTTATCTTTAAG AAATGCGTTGGAATGGTActtgaaagagatgaaaaagaTAGCTATGGCGTTGTTCAGGATGATAGCCGGAAATTTGGAGATAGAGGTGAGAAAGGTGGAGGATTTGTTTGAAGATGGAATGGAGGCGATGAGGATGTCGTATTATCCGCCATGCCCGACACCGGAGTTGGTGGTCGGTCTGAGGCCGCACTCGGATGCGTCGGGGCTGACCATCTTGAACCAGCTCAATGGAGTCGAAGGCCTCCAAGTTAAGAAAGATGGCATTTGGTTCCCTGTCAGTTTCATCCCAGATGCCTTCATTGTCAACGTTGGAGATATTCTTGAG ATAATGAGCAATGGACTTTACAACAGCATTGAACACAGAGCAACAGTGAACTCAGAGAAAGAAAGAATGTCAATTGCAATATTCtacaatccaagatttgatgcTGAAATTGCACCATTAACTGCTTTTCAAAACCCACCTTTGTTTAAAAACATTCTCATGGAGGATTATTTTAAGGACTTTTTCACTCAATCTTTCAATGGAAAATCTCATTTGGACAGAATGAAAATCCCAACAACTCATCAACCCAATCCATATACTTAA